The following coding sequences are from one Gemmatimonadaceae bacterium window:
- a CDS encoding SusC/RagA family TonB-linked outer membrane protein — MSKNRFAVTLMRSGKNLLAPAHTGLLDVLRRSGAMLAAWLLLAAAPPLATEVAAQTPATGRITGLAVDSANNRPLVGVQVTVGGTRLGAVTGDDGRYTINGVPAGRYVLGARRLGFRVLSAAGIIVTGGATASADFRLDAVGLTLEAVVTTGVVDPTSGTRVPFTVGRVDAENAPVPATNAVETIQGKVAGVTVVPSGQPGSGTNILLRSPTSINKSTSPLIVVDGVILSQSFSGSTADLESMDIESMEVIKGAAAASLYGSRAAAGVIQIRTKRGSALAEGTTRVIARSEIGSNSLAGKIDWAQYHYYLTNTQGQYVNAAGAVVPRAQRVPKPITARFQDAAYADPIYDQVDRFFDPGQFFKNSVSISQNGGKTNWLLSLVNAREDGVVLNSGKYEQNNVRLNLDHRPIENLQLSFSGYHSRSDRQELYGDTFLDLINQAPDIDLRVPDPDGTPYIFQGDPNEGREENPLYVLATEENNRKRARTQGSISGRYSPLSWFNVDANVSYDRSDRRTDFFLDQGVKTEGFGTGGPGEIRQFNGTTDALNAAASANLLGRAGPLTLRTTFRALMERETDQTTNAGGSFFSAAGVRSLSNAQQRSVSSLLQEIRSNSFAVASGADYLGRYIVDGLVRRDGSSLFGPEERENTYYRVSGAYRISQEDWWPIKSLDEFKLRASRGTAGTRPEFTDQYETFSFSEGGGLSKQTLGNKSLRPETATETEVGVDAIFRQRYSLQLSYAKNRVVDQLIQIPLAGLFGYTSQWQNAGTVEGNTVEGTLEAQLVRRPNFTWRLGVVADRSRNRVTEFERSCFTTQTIAFRCAGETLGAMYGFRFIKGAGELPSNVGARSSEFQLNDEGLLVWVGAGNNFTDGETKSLWGTTTTIGTTNFGWGMPIVLRDSTGNTALVKIGDGNPDFHYGVSNNISWRNLTVFGLVDAAVGGQLYNRTNQRMYQYGRSADVDQAGKAQELKKPIEYYVNLYAANGPTDYFVEEAGFVKLREVSLRYRLGSNLLGPLARLGVSGASVSLIGRNLVTWTNYKGYDPEAGGTVVRFDSFDYPRYRTFTGSIEITY, encoded by the coding sequence ATGTCAAAGAACCGCTTCGCCGTAACGCTCATGCGTTCCGGTAAAAATTTGCTTGCCCCCGCGCATACCGGGCTTCTCGATGTGCTCCGTCGGTCTGGTGCCATGCTTGCGGCGTGGCTGCTCCTCGCGGCCGCACCGCCTCTAGCCACAGAAGTTGCCGCACAAACTCCGGCGACGGGCCGGATTACCGGCCTCGCCGTAGACTCAGCCAACAATCGCCCCCTGGTCGGTGTCCAGGTCACTGTCGGTGGTACCAGGCTTGGCGCGGTAACCGGCGATGACGGGCGTTACACCATCAACGGGGTCCCTGCGGGCCGGTACGTACTAGGCGCACGACGGCTTGGCTTTCGTGTTTTGTCGGCCGCCGGAATAATCGTCACCGGCGGTGCCACCGCGAGCGCCGATTTTCGGCTCGACGCTGTCGGTCTTACCCTGGAAGCGGTCGTGACCACCGGAGTGGTGGATCCCACGAGCGGCACCCGCGTCCCCTTCACCGTTGGACGCGTGGATGCCGAGAATGCGCCGGTGCCCGCCACGAACGCGGTCGAGACCATCCAGGGCAAAGTTGCCGGGGTGACCGTGGTGCCGAGTGGCCAGCCGGGCAGCGGAACGAACATTCTATTGCGCTCGCCGACCAGCATCAACAAGTCGACATCGCCGCTGATCGTTGTTGACGGCGTGATTCTCAGCCAGTCATTCTCTGGATCGACTGCTGATCTCGAGTCGATGGATATCGAGAGCATGGAAGTGATCAAAGGCGCTGCAGCGGCCTCGCTTTACGGATCGCGCGCTGCGGCCGGCGTCATCCAGATTCGTACCAAGCGGGGTTCCGCGCTGGCTGAGGGAACCACGCGCGTAATCGCCCGTTCCGAAATCGGCAGCAACAGTCTCGCCGGGAAGATAGACTGGGCACAGTATCACTATTACCTGACGAATACCCAGGGGCAGTATGTCAACGCCGCAGGGGCGGTCGTCCCGCGCGCGCAACGCGTTCCCAAGCCGATTACGGCACGCTTCCAGGACGCGGCTTATGCGGACCCTATCTATGATCAGGTTGACCGGTTCTTCGATCCCGGACAGTTCTTCAAGAACTCTGTCAGCATTTCGCAGAACGGTGGCAAGACGAATTGGCTGCTTTCGCTCGTCAACGCCCGTGAAGATGGTGTGGTGCTCAACAGCGGAAAATACGAACAGAACAATGTCAGGCTGAATCTCGATCACCGGCCGATAGAGAATCTGCAGCTTTCGTTCAGCGGATATCACAGTCGATCGGATCGTCAGGAGCTATATGGAGACACTTTCTTAGACCTCATCAATCAAGCCCCCGACATCGACCTCCGTGTGCCCGATCCGGATGGAACCCCATACATTTTTCAGGGCGATCCGAATGAAGGACGCGAGGAAAACCCGCTTTACGTTCTTGCCACTGAAGAAAACAACCGCAAGCGCGCGCGAACCCAGGGGAGCATCTCCGGCCGCTATTCGCCGCTCAGCTGGTTCAATGTCGACGCGAATGTCAGTTACGACCGCTCGGACCGGCGCACGGATTTCTTTCTGGACCAGGGCGTAAAAACCGAGGGATTCGGGACGGGCGGGCCCGGCGAGATCCGGCAGTTCAATGGAACCACGGATGCACTCAACGCCGCCGCGAGCGCGAATCTGCTCGGCCGAGCCGGCCCGTTGACGCTTCGGACCACTTTCCGCGCTCTCATGGAGCGCGAAACTGACCAGACGACGAACGCCGGAGGTAGCTTCTTTTCGGCCGCGGGTGTTCGCAGTCTCAGCAATGCTCAGCAGCGCTCGGTGTCATCTCTGCTTCAGGAGATTCGCTCGAACAGCTTTGCCGTCGCCTCCGGTGCCGATTACCTGGGCCGGTATATCGTCGACGGCCTCGTTCGCCGCGACGGCAGCTCCCTGTTTGGCCCCGAGGAGAGGGAGAACACGTACTACCGTGTGAGCGGTGCCTACCGGATTTCGCAGGAAGACTGGTGGCCCATCAAATCTCTGGACGAATTCAAATTGCGCGCATCGCGCGGCACCGCCGGGACGCGTCCGGAGTTCACAGACCAGTATGAGACGTTCTCATTCAGCGAAGGCGGCGGTCTGTCGAAGCAGACTCTCGGCAACAAATCTCTGAGGCCGGAGACAGCCACCGAGACTGAAGTGGGTGTCGACGCAATATTCCGCCAGCGTTACTCGCTGCAGTTATCCTACGCTAAAAACCGCGTCGTCGATCAGCTCATTCAGATCCCTCTCGCTGGATTGTTTGGTTACACCTCACAATGGCAGAACGCCGGAACCGTTGAGGGCAACACTGTGGAGGGAACGCTCGAGGCACAACTCGTCCGGCGTCCGAACTTCACGTGGCGCCTTGGAGTTGTAGCAGACCGCTCGCGGAATCGGGTCACCGAGTTCGAACGCAGCTGTTTCACCACGCAGACCATCGCGTTCCGGTGCGCAGGCGAGACGCTCGGCGCGATGTATGGATTCCGTTTCATCAAAGGCGCCGGCGAGCTGCCATCGAATGTGGGAGCGCGCAGCTCGGAGTTCCAGCTGAACGACGAGGGTCTCCTTGTGTGGGTAGGTGCGGGCAACAACTTCACTGACGGAGAAACGAAAAGCCTCTGGGGCACCACGACAACGATCGGCACGACGAACTTCGGATGGGGAATGCCGATTGTCCTGCGCGATTCAACCGGTAATACGGCGCTCGTAAAGATCGGCGACGGTAATCCGGATTTTCATTACGGCGTATCGAACAACATCAGCTGGCGTAATCTGACGGTCTTCGGACTTGTTGACGCAGCGGTGGGTGGACAGTTGTACAATCGAACCAATCAGCGAATGTACCAGTATGGGCGCAGCGCGGATGTCGATCAGGCCGGAAAGGCGCAGGAGCTCAAGAAGCCGATCGAGTATTACGTCAACCTATACGCTGCGAACGGACCAACTGATTACTTCGTCGAAGAGGCCGGCTTCGTCAAGCTGCGCGAGGTGTCACTCAGGTACCGACTTGGATCGAATCTTCTCGGCCCGCTGGCACGGCTCGGCGTCAGCGGTGCGTCGGTATCCCTCATTGGTCGCAACCTGGTGACATGGACCAATTACAAGGGATACGATCCAGAAGCGGGTGGAACAGTTGTACGATTTGACAGCTTCGACTATCCCCGATACCGCACGTTCACCGGCAGCATAGAAATCACCTACTGA
- a CDS encoding alpha/beta fold hydrolase, which produces MKILSQLLFVIPLSAGCASSRPAAPPTAPAPASRSTVEAVVPAPAPGLDRFAQQQLFKRLTDLSFMTQLGDEMIVRKIEYSGADKMTIPAYFFAPNDTVTKHPVVILVHGGVHGDLSDLYVPHIRSLVSDGYIVVAPEYRGSTGYGREHYDAIDYGGKEVEDAIAARQYLADLVPNADVRRLAMIGWSHGGFITLHSIFRRPELFTVAVAHVPVADLPTRIRTHSAGYQKIFSDQPGFGGTLAEKPQAYINRSPIAHVRKLKTPLLVHAASNDDDVFIIENHNLRDSMVAAGKDREGLYTYREWQDPPGGHAFSRVDTKEGRESWSESLAFLRKHLYPAGRRNPGPPRRRKK; this is translated from the coding sequence TTGAAAATTCTCAGTCAGCTGTTGTTTGTCATCCCGCTGTCCGCCGGATGCGCATCGTCCCGCCCGGCGGCCCCGCCCACTGCACCAGCTCCGGCATCCAGGTCGACGGTTGAGGCAGTTGTTCCCGCGCCGGCGCCCGGCCTTGACCGCTTTGCGCAGCAACAGCTGTTCAAGCGGCTCACGGACCTGTCGTTCATGACCCAGCTCGGCGATGAGATGATCGTCCGAAAGATCGAATACAGCGGCGCTGACAAGATGACGATACCGGCGTACTTCTTCGCACCGAACGACACCGTGACAAAGCATCCGGTCGTCATTCTGGTCCACGGCGGTGTTCATGGAGATCTTTCCGATCTCTACGTGCCCCACATCCGCTCGCTGGTGAGTGATGGATACATCGTAGTGGCACCGGAGTATCGCGGAAGTACCGGGTACGGACGTGAGCATTACGATGCCATCGACTACGGAGGGAAGGAAGTCGAGGACGCTATTGCCGCTCGCCAGTATCTCGCTGATCTCGTTCCGAACGCCGACGTCAGGCGGCTGGCGATGATCGGCTGGAGCCACGGCGGATTCATAACACTGCACTCGATTTTCCGTCGCCCCGAACTGTTCACCGTGGCGGTTGCGCATGTTCCGGTCGCGGACCTCCCGACACGAATACGCACCCATTCGGCTGGATATCAGAAGATTTTTTCAGATCAACCGGGCTTTGGTGGCACGCTCGCGGAAAAACCGCAGGCGTATATCAACCGATCACCAATTGCTCATGTGCGCAAGCTGAAGACGCCACTGCTGGTGCATGCCGCCAGCAATGACGACGACGTGTTCATCATCGAGAATCACAACCTGCGTGACTCGATGGTTGCAGCGGGCAAGGACAGAGAGGGACTCTACACATATCGCGAATGGCAGGATCCGCCGGGTGGCCATGCATTCAGCCGGGTCGATACGAAGGAGGGCAGGGAAAGCTGGAGCGAGTCGCTTGCCTTCCTCAGAAAACATCTCTATCCCGCAGGCCGCAGAAATCCCGGCCCCCCAAGGCGCAGAAAAAAATGA